The Thermacetogenium phaeum DSM 12270 genome segment CCTGGTTAAGCTTGAAAAGAAAGGATATATTCGCCGTGACCCTACCAAACCCCGGGCCATTGAGATTGTAAACAACAACTCTGCGGTTGTACGCGTGCCCGTAGTCGGCCGCGTTGCTGCAGGGACACCCATTCTGGCCGTGGAGAATATTGAAGGTGTCTTTCCTCTTTCAGCCAGTTTTGTCGGTTCGAGCGACAATATTTTTATGTTAACTACGAAAGGGGACAGTATGATAAATGCCGGGATTTTTGATGGAGATTATCTGATCGTCAGGCAGCAGCAGACGGCAGAAGATGGGGACATCGTTGTTGCCCTTATGG includes the following:
- the lexA gene encoding transcriptional repressor LexA, producing MKKNLSRRQEMILNFIQKTIDARGYPPSVREIGDAVGLKSSSTVHTHLVKLEKKGYIRRDPTKPRAIEIVNNNSAVVRVPVVGRVAAGTPILAVENIEGVFPLSASFVGSSDNIFMLTTKGDSMINAGIFDGDYLIVRQQQTAEDGDIVVALMDDEEATVKRFYREAGCIRLQPENDCYEPIRSKHVKILGKVIGVIRKLD